In the genome of Myroides phaeus, one region contains:
- a CDS encoding helix-turn-helix domain-containing protein, translating into MYLLIAVVCCNVTNLSCLLKEIKEVQERKDVVTSMELNYILVVSLVLIAATTVNFSKLTYIYHELEYNTVFEYFFFSTVGVGLIYSIVTLVRLSYCDCHEVIGINQSNLVLEKVKPMLQYDTLPICTEDSRKVIEFFEKSTLYLDRDFTVEMLAKELNFTKAQLSDTLNRTMGVNFYNLVASYRIKYAKKIMQERQDLLIDGVIVNSGFNSKTTFNKYFKHFVGITPTEFKNKVINGEI; encoded by the coding sequence ATGTATTTACTTATAGCGGTAGTTTGCTGTAATGTAACTAATCTGTCTTGTCTTTTAAAAGAGATTAAGGAAGTACAAGAACGCAAGGATGTTGTAACATCAATGGAGTTGAACTATATATTGGTAGTTTCACTTGTTTTAATAGCAGCGACGACAGTTAACTTTTCAAAATTGACCTACATTTATCACGAGTTAGAATACAATACTGTCTTTGAGTATTTCTTTTTTAGTACTGTGGGAGTTGGGTTAATTTATTCTATTGTTACTTTAGTTAGACTGTCATACTGTGATTGTCACGAGGTAATTGGAATTAATCAATCAAACTTGGTATTGGAAAAAGTAAAGCCAATGTTACAATATGATACTTTGCCAATTTGTACAGAGGATAGTCGTAAGGTAATTGAGTTTTTTGAGAAGAGTACGTTGTATTTAGATCGTGACTTTACAGTTGAAATGTTAGCAAAGGAGCTTAATTTTACCAAGGCGCAGTTGTCAGATACACTCAATAGAACAATGGGAGTTAATTTTTACAACTTAGTAGCGAGTTATCGTATTAAGTATGCTAAAAAAATTATGCAAGAACGGCAAGATTTGTTGATTGATGGTGTTATTGTAAATTCCGGTTTTAATTCGAAAACAACGTTTAATAAGTACTTTAAACATTTTGTAGGAATTACACCAACGGAGTTTAAAAATAAGGTAATAAACGGAGAAATATAA
- the lpxD gene encoding UDP-3-O-(3-hydroxymyristoyl)glucosamine N-acyltransferase yields the protein MKIAAEQIASVLGGDIVGNPAIEVSTLAKIEEGTEGSISFLANPKYIHHIYTTKASVVIVNKTFEPEHPIEATLIKVDDAYKAFSKLLEYYNQVKLMKSGIEQPSVISEGVEYGEELYLGSFCYLGKNVKIGKNVKIYPNTFVGDNVRIGDNTVLFAGVRIYSETVIGNNCTIHAGVIVGSDGFGFAPNADGTYSKVPQIGNVIIEDNVEIGAATTIDRATLGSTIIRKGVKLDNQIQIAHNVEIGENTVIASQTGVAGSTKIGKHCLIGGQVGIVGHIVIGDNVKIQAQAGVSKSIESNTAVQGTPAFAHGDFLRSYSHFKNLTKIVSDVEDLKKKI from the coding sequence ATGAAAATAGCAGCAGAACAAATAGCGTCAGTATTAGGAGGAGATATTGTAGGAAATCCTGCAATTGAAGTAAGTACTTTAGCTAAAATTGAAGAAGGAACTGAAGGGTCTATTTCTTTTTTAGCAAATCCTAAATACATACATCATATCTACACTACCAAAGCTTCGGTAGTAATTGTTAATAAAACATTTGAACCAGAACATCCAATTGAGGCTACTTTAATTAAGGTAGATGATGCGTATAAAGCATTTTCTAAATTGTTGGAGTATTACAATCAAGTTAAATTAATGAAGTCTGGTATTGAACAACCGTCAGTTATTTCTGAAGGTGTTGAATACGGGGAAGAGTTATATTTAGGTAGTTTTTGCTATTTAGGTAAGAATGTTAAGATTGGTAAAAACGTAAAAATATATCCGAATACATTTGTTGGTGATAACGTAAGAATAGGAGATAACACTGTGCTTTTTGCAGGTGTACGTATCTATTCTGAAACTGTTATTGGTAATAATTGTACAATTCACGCAGGTGTAATTGTTGGATCAGATGGATTTGGATTTGCACCCAATGCTGATGGAACTTATAGTAAAGTGCCACAGATTGGTAATGTAATCATTGAAGATAATGTGGAAATAGGAGCAGCAACGACAATTGATCGTGCTACTTTAGGTTCTACTATTATCCGCAAAGGTGTTAAATTAGACAACCAGATTCAAATCGCTCATAATGTAGAGATTGGAGAAAATACAGTAATCGCATCACAAACTGGTGTTGCGGGATCAACTAAAATTGGGAAACATTGTCTTATTGGAGGACAAGTTGGTATCGTAGGGCATATTGTGATTGGAGATAATGTAAAGATTCAAGCACAAGCAGGTGTGAGTAAAAGTATTGAAAGCAATACTGCAGTTCAAGGAACTCCTGCATTTGCACACGGTGATTTCTTACGTTCATATAGTCATTTCAAGAATTTGACTAAGATAGTAAGTGATGTAGAAGATTTAAAAAAGAAGATATAA
- the hutH gene encoding histidine ammonia-lyase, which translates to MEAVHYISSDVFTIEKLNEILTQGQKIQLSEEARANIENCRTYLDNKMAEHKDPIYGINTGFGSLCNVKIDNENLSKLQENLMKSHACGTGELVPEEIIKIMLLLKVKSLSYGNSGVQLATVERLIDFYNNDILPVVYTQGSLGASGDLAPLAHLSLPLIGEGEVYADGFRQPAAKVLEKNGWEPITMKSKEGLALLNGTQFMSAYGCYVMIKSKRLSYLADVIGAVSLEGFDGRIEPFNELIHFVRPHKGQIETAQFFNEMLDGSELIKRPKEHVQDPYSFRCIPQVHGASKDAIDYVDRVFKTEINSVTDNPNVFYKEDIIVSGGNFHGQPLALALDFLGIALAELGSISERRTYQLISGLRGLPAFLVSDPGLNSGFMIPQYTAASIVSQNKQLATPSSVDSIVSSNGQEDHVSMGANGATKALRIVENLERILAIELMNASQALEFRRPAKSSDFIESFVKIYREEVPFVDADRILHYDIERSIAFLNSFQIDLDA; encoded by the coding sequence ATGGAAGCAGTACATTATATTAGCTCAGATGTATTTACAATTGAGAAATTAAATGAAATATTAACACAGGGTCAAAAGATCCAATTGTCAGAGGAAGCACGTGCAAATATTGAAAATTGTCGTACTTATTTAGACAATAAAATGGCGGAGCACAAGGATCCTATTTATGGAATTAATACAGGATTTGGTTCTTTGTGTAACGTGAAAATTGACAATGAAAACTTGTCTAAATTACAGGAAAACTTAATGAAGTCTCACGCTTGTGGAACTGGAGAGTTGGTTCCGGAAGAGATTATTAAAATTATGCTGTTGCTAAAAGTTAAGTCTTTGAGTTATGGTAATTCAGGGGTTCAATTAGCTACAGTAGAGCGTTTGATTGATTTTTATAACAATGATATTTTACCTGTTGTTTATACACAAGGTTCTTTAGGAGCATCTGGAGATTTAGCTCCGTTAGCTCACTTGTCATTGCCTTTAATTGGTGAAGGTGAAGTGTATGCAGATGGATTCCGTCAGCCTGCTGCTAAAGTGCTTGAGAAAAACGGATGGGAACCAATAACGATGAAGTCTAAAGAGGGATTAGCTTTGTTGAATGGAACACAGTTTATGAGTGCTTACGGTTGTTATGTAATGATTAAATCTAAGCGTTTGTCTTATTTAGCTGACGTAATTGGTGCAGTTTCTTTAGAGGGGTTTGACGGTAGAATAGAGCCTTTTAACGAGTTGATTCACTTTGTAAGACCTCATAAAGGGCAGATTGAAACAGCGCAGTTTTTCAATGAAATGTTAGATGGATCGGAGTTGATTAAACGTCCTAAAGAACACGTACAAGATCCGTATTCTTTTAGATGTATTCCTCAAGTTCACGGTGCGTCAAAAGATGCAATTGACTATGTAGATCGCGTGTTTAAAACAGAAATAAACTCGGTAACAGATAATCCGAATGTATTCTATAAAGAAGATATTATTGTGTCAGGTGGAAACTTCCACGGACAGCCATTAGCTTTAGCATTAGACTTTTTAGGAATTGCATTAGCTGAATTAGGTAGTATTTCTGAAAGAAGAACATACCAGTTGATTTCTGGTTTAAGAGGATTACCTGCGTTTTTAGTATCAGATCCAGGATTGAATTCAGGATTTATGATTCCGCAGTACACAGCAGCGAGTATTGTTAGCCAAAACAAGCAATTAGCTACTCCGTCAAGCGTTGATAGTATTGTTTCAAGTAATGGACAAGAAGATCACGTGAGTATGGGAGCAAACGGTGCTACAAAGGCATTGCGTATTGTTGAGAACTTAGAGCGTATTTTAGCTATTGAGCTTATGAATGCTTCACAAGCTTTAGAGTTTAGAAGACCTGCTAAATCAAGTGATTTTATAGAGTCATTTGTAAAAATATACAGAGAAGAAGTGCCATTTGTAGATGCAGACCGTATTTTACATTATGATATTGAGCGTTCAATTGCGTTCTTAAACTCTTTTCAAATCGATTTAGACGCTTAA
- the yaaA gene encoding peroxide stress protein YaaA, translating into MKILISPAKSLDYTSEVPVLTSTKPIFIKESKEINEVLKSKTPMDLEALMKISSNLAELNWKRNQERVFVKKDGNEEDFRQAVFAFNGDVYGGLDAYSLKVEQIEELQNKLRILSGLYGILKPLDEIEPYRLEMGTKMPVGANANLYEFWKPVIAESLNKEMKQGELLVNLASNEYFSAVDKAALKATLITPEFKELRDGKLKVISFYAKKARGMMVRYIIDNGIEDLDGLKKFNVDGYAWSEGDSKGNKLVFTR; encoded by the coding sequence ATGAAAATTTTAATATCGCCAGCAAAGAGTTTAGATTATACAAGTGAGGTGCCTGTGCTTACAAGTACAAAACCCATTTTTATAAAAGAATCGAAAGAGATTAATGAAGTGTTGAAATCAAAAACTCCAATGGACTTGGAGGCATTGATGAAGATTTCATCGAATTTGGCTGAATTGAATTGGAAGCGTAATCAAGAGCGTGTTTTTGTGAAGAAGGATGGAAATGAGGAAGATTTTAGACAGGCGGTTTTTGCGTTTAATGGAGATGTTTATGGCGGACTTGATGCTTATTCGTTGAAAGTTGAACAAATAGAAGAATTACAAAATAAGCTTAGGATTTTATCTGGTTTATATGGTATTTTGAAACCGTTAGATGAGATAGAGCCTTATAGATTAGAAATGGGAACTAAGATGCCTGTAGGTGCTAATGCAAACCTGTATGAGTTTTGGAAACCAGTGATTGCAGAATCGCTAAATAAAGAAATGAAGCAAGGAGAGTTATTGGTAAACTTGGCAAGTAATGAGTACTTCAGTGCTGTAGATAAAGCAGCGTTAAAGGCTACATTGATTACTCCGGAGTTTAAAGAGCTTAGAGATGGGAAGCTAAAAGTGATTAGTTTCTATGCTAAGAAAGCAAGAGGAATGATGGTTAGATATATTATTGATAATGGTATTGAGGACTTAGATGGCTTGAAAAAGTTTAATGTAGATGGATATGCTTGGAGCGAAGGAGATTCGAAAGGAAATAAATTAGTGTTTACAAGATAA
- a CDS encoding HD domain-containing protein, whose translation MSKLNKLKILNDPIYGFITIPNSLVYDLIEHPYFQRLRRISQMGVSYLVYPGAHHTRFHHALGCMHLMQKAVQVLRFKNVSISEEEENALYVAILLHDIGHGPFSHAMEESIVEGVHHEEISILFMNRLNQEFNGQLSLAIEIFQGRYHRKFMLQLISGQLDMDRMDYLKRDSFYSGVAEGNINSERLIQMLNVVNDELVVEKKGIYSVEMFLIARRMMYWQAYLHKTSVCAELILVRILKRAKELTHKGVELWCSESLLFFLKNHIDHDDFDTMALEKFALLDDSDIMGALKSWQFHKDFILAELSKMIVNRELLRIEIVSDKEETKAKMNVMLDKITEKYGISNEAAKYFVFKGKVENQAYSKSKEPIMILKKDGSVKDVLSISDELNLKSLTKLVTKYFVCYPKNVFES comes from the coding sequence TTGAGTAAATTAAATAAACTTAAGATATTGAATGACCCTATTTATGGGTTCATTACGATTCCGAATTCTTTAGTGTACGATTTAATCGAACACCCTTACTTTCAACGCTTGAGAAGAATATCTCAGATGGGGGTATCTTATCTTGTTTATCCAGGAGCTCATCATACGCGTTTTCACCACGCTTTAGGTTGTATGCACTTGATGCAAAAGGCAGTGCAAGTACTTCGATTCAAAAATGTTTCTATTTCTGAAGAGGAAGAGAATGCGCTATATGTGGCTATTTTGCTACACGATATTGGACACGGGCCATTCTCTCACGCAATGGAAGAAAGTATTGTGGAAGGAGTTCATCACGAGGAGATTTCTATTTTATTTATGAATCGCTTGAATCAAGAGTTTAACGGACAATTGAGTTTGGCGATTGAAATATTTCAAGGGAGATATCACCGTAAGTTTATGTTGCAATTGATTTCAGGTCAGTTGGATATGGATAGAATGGATTACCTAAAACGCGATAGTTTTTATAGTGGGGTAGCGGAAGGGAATATCAACTCAGAGCGATTAATTCAAATGTTGAATGTAGTCAATGATGAATTAGTTGTAGAGAAAAAGGGAATTTATTCTGTAGAGATGTTTTTGATAGCACGTCGTATGATGTATTGGCAAGCGTATTTACATAAAACAAGTGTATGTGCTGAGCTAATTTTGGTGCGCATTTTGAAGAGAGCAAAAGAGTTAACGCATAAAGGTGTTGAGCTTTGGTGTAGTGAGTCGCTATTGTTCTTTTTGAAAAATCACATTGATCACGATGATTTTGATACAATGGCATTAGAGAAGTTCGCTTTGTTAGATGATTCTGACATTATGGGAGCTTTGAAGTCGTGGCAGTTTCACAAAGACTTTATTTTAGCAGAATTGAGTAAAATGATTGTGAATCGTGAGTTGTTGCGAATTGAGATTGTTTCTGATAAAGAAGAGACAAAAGCCAAGATGAATGTGATGTTAGATAAAATTACAGAAAAGTATGGTATTTCTAATGAAGCAGCAAAGTATTTTGTGTTTAAAGGCAAGGTTGAAAACCAAGCGTATAGCAAGAGTAAAGAACCGATTATGATTTTGAAGAAAGATGGCTCTGTAAAAGATGTTTTATCGATTTCAGATGAATTAAACTTAAAGTCATTAACTAAATTAGTAACAAAGTACTTTGTTTGTTATCCAAAAAACGTTTTTGAAAGTTAA
- the lpxA gene encoding acyl-ACP--UDP-N-acetylglucosamine O-acyltransferase — protein MNQPLAYVHPGAKIARNVVIEPFSTIHNNVEIGEGTWIGSNVTIMEGARIGKNCKIFPGAVISAEPQDLKFEGEVTTVEIGDNTTIRECVTINRGTKDRYKTVVGKNCLIQAYSHIAHDCIVGDNCIFSNSSTLAGHVTVGDFVVLAGLVAVHQFCTIGSHSFITGGTLVRKDVPPYIKAAREPISYAGINSVGLRRRGFTPDKIREVQEIYRLLYQKNYNTSQALEIIETEMEATPERDEIIMFIRSSSRGIMRGYSGIY, from the coding sequence ATGAATCAGCCTTTAGCATACGTTCACCCAGGAGCAAAAATAGCACGTAACGTAGTGATTGAGCCGTTTTCTACAATTCACAATAATGTAGAAATTGGTGAAGGAACTTGGATTGGGTCAAATGTGACTATTATGGAAGGGGCACGCATTGGTAAAAATTGTAAGATATTTCCAGGAGCGGTAATTTCAGCAGAACCACAAGATTTAAAATTTGAGGGAGAAGTTACTACAGTAGAAATTGGAGACAATACAACAATTCGTGAATGCGTAACTATAAATAGAGGTACGAAAGATAGATACAAAACTGTAGTTGGAAAGAATTGTCTTATCCAAGCATATAGTCATATTGCTCACGATTGTATCGTAGGTGATAACTGTATCTTTTCAAATTCAAGTACTTTAGCTGGACACGTAACAGTAGGGGATTTTGTAGTTTTAGCAGGTCTTGTTGCTGTACACCAGTTTTGTACAATTGGTTCTCATTCATTCATTACAGGTGGTACATTGGTTCGTAAAGACGTTCCTCCGTATATTAAAGCAGCTCGTGAGCCAATTTCATATGCAGGTATTAACTCAGTTGGATTGAGAAGAAGAGGGTTTACTCCAGATAAAATTAGAGAAGTTCAAGAAATTTATCGTCTGTTATATCAGAAAAACTATAATACAAGCCAAGCATTGGAGATTATAGAAACTGAGATGGAGGCTACTCCAGAGAGAGACGAGATTATTATGTTTATCCGTAGTTCTTCAAGAGGAATTATGAGAGGATATTCAGGAATTTATTAG
- a CDS encoding bifunctional UDP-3-O-[3-hydroxymyristoyl] N-acetylglucosamine deacetylase/3-hydroxyacyl-ACP dehydratase → MVKQKTIQNEVTLKGVGLHTGQEVTMTIKPAPVNNGFTFVRMDLEGHPVIEADANYVVTTQRGTNLEKKGVKIQTTEHVLAAFVGCDLDNVIIELNASEPPIMDGSSKYFVEAVEKAGVVEQDAERDEYIVKEVISFVDETTGSEIIVMPCDCYQVTAMVDFGTKVLGTQNATLKSIHDFKEEISEARTFSFLHELEALLAHGLIKGGDLNNAIVYVDKEISPETMEHLKKAFGKDEISVKPNGVLDNLTLHYPNEAARHKLLDVIGDLALIGTRIRGKVIANKPGHSVNTSFAKKMSKIIRNEKRNQVPTYDLHKEPLMDVNQIMALLPHRPPFLLVDKILEMSESHVVGLKNVTMNEQFFVGHFPGAPVMPGVLICEAMAQSGGILILSTVPDPENYLTYFMKMDNVKFKHKVTPGDTLVFKLELITPIRRGICHMQGYAYANGKLVAEAELMAQISKIKN, encoded by the coding sequence ATGGTTAAACAGAAAACCATCCAGAATGAAGTAACATTAAAGGGTGTTGGATTACATACAGGTCAAGAGGTTACTATGACTATTAAGCCAGCTCCAGTGAACAATGGTTTTACGTTCGTTCGTATGGATTTGGAAGGGCATCCTGTTATTGAAGCAGATGCAAATTATGTTGTGACAACACAACGTGGTACAAACCTTGAAAAAAAAGGTGTTAAAATTCAAACAACTGAGCACGTTTTAGCTGCTTTTGTTGGATGTGATTTAGATAATGTTATTATCGAATTAAATGCATCTGAGCCACCGATTATGGATGGGTCTTCTAAATACTTTGTTGAAGCTGTAGAAAAGGCTGGAGTTGTAGAACAAGATGCGGAACGCGATGAGTATATCGTAAAAGAGGTAATTTCTTTTGTAGATGAAACTACAGGAAGTGAGATTATCGTAATGCCTTGTGATTGCTACCAAGTTACAGCAATGGTAGATTTTGGAACAAAAGTGTTGGGTACTCAAAATGCTACTCTTAAATCAATTCACGATTTTAAAGAGGAGATTTCTGAAGCGAGAACATTTAGTTTCCTACACGAATTAGAAGCTTTGTTGGCTCACGGGTTAATCAAAGGAGGAGATTTGAATAATGCTATTGTTTACGTGGATAAAGAGATTTCTCCAGAGACAATGGAACACTTGAAAAAGGCGTTTGGAAAAGACGAAATAAGCGTTAAACCAAATGGTGTTTTAGATAACCTTACTTTACATTATCCTAATGAGGCGGCTCGTCATAAATTATTAGACGTTATTGGTGATTTAGCGTTGATTGGAACTCGTATTAGAGGGAAAGTAATTGCTAATAAACCAGGGCACTCAGTAAACACAAGTTTTGCTAAGAAAATGTCTAAGATTATTCGCAATGAAAAGCGTAATCAAGTACCTACTTATGATTTGCATAAAGAACCTTTAATGGATGTGAATCAAATTATGGCCTTGTTACCACACAGACCTCCATTCTTGCTTGTAGATAAGATTTTAGAAATGTCTGAATCTCACGTAGTAGGATTGAAGAACGTAACAATGAATGAGCAGTTTTTCGTTGGTCACTTCCCAGGAGCACCAGTTATGCCAGGGGTTTTAATCTGTGAAGCAATGGCACAATCAGGAGGAATCTTGATTTTAAGTACAGTACCAGATCCTGAGAATTACTTAACTTATTTCATGAAAATGGATAATGTTAAGTTTAAACATAAAGTTACCCCAGGTGACACTTTAGTCTTTAAGTTAGAATTAATCACGCCTATACGTCGTGGAATTTGTCATATGCAAGGATATGCATATGCAAATGGAAAACTTGTAGCTGAAGCAGAGCTAATGGCTCAAATTTCAAAAATTAAAAATTAA